The window AAAACATCATAATTAACTTTAATATTAGTCGCTTTTTCAAATTCTGAAACTGTTGTTGATCCTATTTGACCAGCCCAGTTATATACATTTACATTTCGATCATTAGCAATAGCAGTTTGTGATAACACAACAGATGCGCCTACAACAATGGAAAGTAATTTAATTGAAGATTTGTTTTTTGATTGATTACGTTGAGTAAACATGTGCACCACTCCCTATTGGGTAATAACATGTTAAACACAATGTCTATTGTGGTGATAACGATATATAACCAAACAACAGACACCCAAATTTTGCCTGACACCAGACGAAACCGAGGTAATTGGGTAGATCTAAATAAGATGTATTTAAATGCTACTTTTCTATTACGGTGGCATAACATACTATATTTTTAAGATATGTCCATAGATTAATATATATTATTATCAATTATTTGGCCAAGTGACTATTATTTAACCATAGCTAACTGATAGAGATCAAACCTATGAATATAAAACCTAATTAAACAATAAATTAGCATTAATTACGAGAACACTAATCAACAGCTCTTTTAATGAAATGCTTGAGGCATATGTAAATACGAGCCTTCAGACGTACATTGTTTACTATTAAGTAGTTCCCCATTATAGAGCTCACTAATAATTTGTAAAGACTCTTCTTCAATGCTAGCCAATGTCATGCTGAACTGATTAAAAGTGACTCTCTCAGCAAAATGCATTGAATAGGAAAAAACAATTTTAGGAGGATTGGTATCATTTACATCTAAATAAACTTTAGAAAAAAAGATACTTTGATTAATTTGGCTAAGTTCACTAAGTAATGCCACAATAGCCGACTGCTTAATTTCAGCACTAATAGATATCACTAAAATATCATCAATGAGTTCAATTTTAGCATCATCAACCCCTTCAATTTTTTGCAAATAAGAGAGGTGAAGCGCACTGCATTGTTCACATTGATAAAAATCGACATCAAGACGGTTAAGCCATTGGGCTATAGTTGACATTTCAGATATTGATAACCCAGAAGATAGTTCGGAAATTGGTTTCATAAAAATAATAATAGCAAAGTTTGTAGTTATACTAATAAAAGTACTCTAATAAAGCAATATTATTCATTTTATATTCAAAATCAGTAAATAGATATAATGCTATAAAGTTAAAAATAGTGATCTATTTTTAATAGATAAACTTTTTAATAATGATCGTAATTTATCATTAATAGCTATTTCCTATTTAAAGAAGCTGAATTACTACTTCACTTTTTTAAAAAGTGAAGTATAGTAGTGACGATATTTAAAATAAAGAGGTGTTTAATGTACGCAGTTATTTTTGGGCGACCTGGCTGTCCATATTGTGTTAGAGCAAAAGAGCTAGCTGATAAATTATCGGAAGAGAGAGATGATTTCTCATATCGTTATGTCGATATCCATGCAGAAGGCATTACTAAAGAAGATTTATCTAAAAGTGTAGGAAAACCAGTTGAAACGGTTCCTCAAATCTTCATTGATGAAAAACCAATTGGTGGCTGTACCGACTTTGAAGCATACGCAAAAGAGCATTTAGGTCTGTTTAAAAATCAAGAGTAAAGACTTCTGATTCAGAAAAAAAGAGAATATTTATTCTCTTTTTTTATTTACGCCCAGGTAACTTTTTCCAAGTCACTTCATTTCTTAAATAAGTTGCTTCAACATTTTCAACTAACGTGATTTCACCTTGTTGATATTTTTTTTCAGCAATCATCACCATATCTTGACCATGAGGTAACTGTAATTGCCCATCTTGTAAATTATCGAGCATATTAGGATAGGCTTGCCAACCGGTCCCTGCGTAATAAGTGTTTCGTTTATCAAGCATTATGCTAGATAAATAGTCTGCAACTAATTCTGGCTTTATTACACACTCATCAAGCATAAGCTGACAATCACCATTACCAACACAGTGATAAGCACCTAAATAAACTTCACCCATTCTTGCATCGATAGTACTAATCACTTTAGTTGCCTGATGTTGTCGATAAACACCTTGTGCTAATGTGGCAAGAGTAGAAACTCCAATCAATGGTCTATCGATGCCGAAAGCTAATCCTTGTGCAATACCAATACCAATTCTTACGCCAGTAAAACTTCCTGGACCTTTAGAAAAGGCAATTGCGTCAATCGTAGATAAACTACAATCTGATTGTTGTAATAAACGATCAACCATAGGGAGAATTAATTTGGTATGATCTCGCTGTGATAGTACAAAATCATGGGTGACTTCGTTATTAATAAGCAAACCAACAGAACAAGCTTCTGTTGATGTATCAATCGATAAAATAGTACTCATTGCCGGTCTCTTAACTTAGATAAATAGGTTCATAAAAAAATGTTAGTCTATTTTTGACTCAAAAGAAAATCAGTCACTTTACCAATATCACGCGTACGTGGGGATGGTGGAAGACTACTAGTAAATATAGCACCATACTGGCGCATAACCAATCGATTATCACAAATGATAATTGCACCGCGATCATCATTATGACGGATTAATCGACCGACTCCCTGTTTTAAGGTAATTACAGCCTCAGGAATCTGGATATCATTAAACGGTTCACCGCCTTGCAGTAAACAGTCTTCAATGCGCGCTTTCATTAACGGATCATCTGGTGATGTAAACGGTAGCTTATCAATAATCACACAAGATAAAATATCGCCACGAACATCAATACCTTCCCAAAAGCTACTTGTCGCAATTAATAAAGCATTACCTTCATCAATAAACTGTGTTAATAGCTCACCTTTGCTAGTTTCACCCTGAACTAAAACGGGTAATAATGTGCGTTCTTTAAATAGCTTGGCTAATTCATTCATCATCATATATGAGGTACAAAGGAAAAAACAGCGACCTTTATTCGCCTCAATCACCGGCAATAAGATATCAACTAACTTTTCAGCAGAGTTTGCCTCATTAGGTGAAGGAATATACCGCGGTACACAAAAAATTGTCTGATGTTGATAATCAAATGGGCTATCTAATATCAAAGAAGTCGCATCAGTTAAGCCTAATCTACGCGTAAAGTAATCAAGATTATTATTAACAGACAACGTTGCTGATGTAAAAATCCAAGCTCCCTTCCGCTCTTCCATTAATTCAGTAAATTTGTCAGCAATTGATAATGGTGTCAATGCTAAATTAAAGTGATTCCCGATACACTCATACCAATAACTAAAGCCAGTTACCGTATGATTTAATAAGCGTAATAATAATGCCTGATATTGGTTTACTCTTTCCAAACAATTATCGAGTGTAGAGGAGCGCCCAGTTGCTAATTCGAGAACTTCCTGACAAAACTTTAGGGACTCCTGCAAGTAACCTATCTCTGATTGAACTAATGAGTGCCTTAACAGATCTCGCATATTGCCTTTAATACTGACATTACCAATTACAATCCGCAAATCTTGTGTACATTTTTGTAATTTATCAGCACATTTTTGCAACTGCACAATATCTCGAACCTCAGTACGATAACAAAGTAATATCTCTTTTGCTAAATCAAAAAGTTGCTTACTGGATAACTGTTGCCCAAAATATTGACAAGCCAAATCGGGTAATTGATGAGCCTCATCAAAGACCAGTACATCAGCTTTAGGAATTAATTCACCAAACCCGGTATCTTTAACCACAACGTCAGCTAAAAAGAGATGGTGATTGACAACAACAACATCAGCATTTAATGCTTTGCGCCTTGCTTTTACAACATAACAATCATCATATTGCGGACATTCACTACCTAAACAGTTATCATTAGTACTAGTTAACATAGACCAAATCGGATTATTCTCGGT is drawn from Orbaceae bacterium BiB and contains these coding sequences:
- a CDS encoding GrxA family glutaredoxin; the protein is MYAVIFGRPGCPYCVRAKELADKLSEERDDFSYRYVDIHAEGITKEDLSKSVGKPVETVPQIFIDEKPIGGCTDFEAYAKEHLGLFKNQE
- a CDS encoding ATP-dependent DNA helicase — its product is MIDDFAPDGLLAQAIKDFTPRQAQQKMAAKISDAIEKASPLVIEAGTGTGKTFAYLVPALRSEKKVIISTGSKNLQDQLYSKDLPIIKKALEFSGKIALLKGRSNYLCLEKLIHHHSAAGELAKTVQTDLVRVRQWTTKTRDGDISKCTTVTENNPIWSMLTSTNDNCLGSECPQYDDCYVVKARRKALNADVVVVNHHLFLADVVVKDTGFGELIPKADVLVFDEAHQLPDLACQYFGQQLSSKQLFDLAKEILLCYRTEVRDIVQLQKCADKLQKCTQDLRIVIGNVSIKGNMRDLLRHSLVQSEIGYLQESLKFCQEVLELATGRSSTLDNCLERVNQYQALLLRLLNHTVTGFSYWYECIGNHFNLALTPLSIADKFTELMEERKGAWIFTSATLSVNNNLDYFTRRLGLTDATSLILDSPFDYQHQTIFCVPRYIPSPNEANSAEKLVDILLPVIEANKGRCFFLCTSYMMMNELAKLFKERTLLPVLVQGETSKGELLTQFIDEGNALLIATSSFWEGIDVRGDILSCVIIDKLPFTSPDDPLMKARIEDCLLQGGEPFNDIQIPEAVITLKQGVGRLIRHNDDRGAIIICDNRLVMRQYGAIFTSSLPPSPRTRDIGKVTDFLLSQK
- a CDS encoding YbjN domain-containing protein yields the protein MKPISELSSGLSISEMSTIAQWLNRLDVDFYQCEQCSALHLSYLQKIEGVDDAKIELIDDILVISISAEIKQSAIVALLSELSQINQSIFFSKVYLDVNDTNPPKIVFSYSMHFAERVTFNQFSMTLASIEEESLQIISELYNGELLNSKQCTSEGSYLHMPQAFH
- the tsaB gene encoding tRNA (adenosine(37)-N6)-threonylcarbamoyltransferase complex dimerization subunit type 1 TsaB, with the translated sequence MSTILSIDTSTEACSVGLLINNEVTHDFVLSQRDHTKLILPMVDRLLQQSDCSLSTIDAIAFSKGPGSFTGVRIGIGIAQGLAFGIDRPLIGVSTLATLAQGVYRQHQATKVISTIDARMGEVYLGAYHCVGNGDCQLMLDECVIKPELVADYLSSIMLDKRNTYYAGTGWQAYPNMLDNLQDGQLQLPHGQDMVMIAEKKYQQGEITLVENVEATYLRNEVTWKKLPGRK